CCAAAAATATCTACCAAATGGATGCTTAgtattacaatatttatatcaaGCTAAGTCTAAGTCGAAACTTATGCACTTGAACCATGTTAGAGGGTTGAAAactttatacattttacaatcttgaaaaaattttatattacatGTACTGTATTTAAAACAATGTCGGAATCTGTCAAACATAAGATAATTATTTACACAAATTCTTTTTTTGGGAAATACATTCATAGTTATTACTTAATTTGGCATTATGATACAGGCAAATCAAATTCCAAataattgttgaaatatttgataaatttagttttaaattttgtgatatagcaaaaaaaaatgtatattttgatcatttgttgtgaaaaaatgttttattaataatgttgttaacattttatttagttttaaggCAGTCGATTTTTCAGTCCCCGACAAAATGtaggaaaaattaaatctgaGATATTTCAGTAAGTTCGCAGCCGCAGCTTATCTCTCAGTTAAGTTAACcggaaaaaacaaattttcaattcaatactCGAAAGTAATGAGAAAATCCGCATGTCCTGACAACGATTAGGAATATTTACTGTGGACAGTTTGATTAGTTTTGACCAGACTACGGGTTACGGTCTACACGGTTTACGGATTGAAATGCGCGTGTTTAAGACGAGCTGTGCGATGAGATCATGTCTCACAAAAATAGTACAATATTAGTATtcgaaaatacatacaaacatactacaaaaaccaaagcaaatgcgaaaccgaaacaaaaaccaaaaaaaaaaaagaaaaaagaaacagaaaaacaaaaacagcaacaaacttAAGCGCAGGCAGGCCAAACATCAGCGCggcgaaataaaaataaataaataaaataaataatgtttgcATATCAGCCAGCAGCACTGGGGGACATTTTATTGGCGCACAAATCGTTTGATGTGCTGCGCTTGCCGCTGGGAGCGGAGGAAGCTGGCGCTGCAGACGTCAGCATTGTTGGTAGCGTCAACGGCGCGGCGCTGTCGACTCGGTTGGCCCCGGTACCAGTTAAACCTGATTACGGTTTGCCCTCTCTTCTGCCCCAACTCCCTCTGCTGTCGCCagtgcctccttctcctcacGCTGCGTGAATCTAACAATTCTTGAAGACCTAATGAAAAAAAGACAAgccaagccaaaaaaaaaaacaaaaacaaaaaaaatgaagggaGTAGCGAAATTCCAACATTGCCTTAATCACCACAACGAAGCAGCATGGAGTGGCGTCCAATCGACCGTCCGACGGACCGACCAGTCGATCGACCGGCCGCCAGCTCCAACTGAAAACTCAACTGATTTTTGCTCACTTCGCTGTATTCGACATTTTATATGATTGATGGGATCGTTTCCATtgaccaacaacaaatgaaaaaggaAGGGACTAAGGGATGGGTCTACCTGTAGCAtgattctttaattaaataatactgCGTACAAGTATTAAATTTCTAGACCGTGAAAACGTTGAGTATTAAGTCCTATCTAAATAGTTTAATATGTAGACTGACATAAGTATCAGCTGCAAAGATTcggttaaaaataattttatttgttcaatttgttttattttccattgaaAAGATTATAATTCAAGAataagatttattatttactgaATTCTTAATTCAGCTTAAAGATAATTGGTGTTTACTTTAGCTAAAACTATTCCTTCATATTATTGGAAGCATTACGTTCTTCAGAGTATAGATAGGGTATCTTTCAGTCCAGCACTTATGTCCATTGAATGTTAAGAAAGTTCGGTGGACATTCACAACGTTGGAGCTGCCAGgcataattttacttttttatgaGAAATTCTCGAATGGAAtggacaaaatatatatatatgtgtgtgtgtctgtatggtCGCTAATACTGGTACATCCCGACCAAACCGACCGACCGACTGGCATCGTCTTCGCTACAATTCCTGGAATTGTGTTCCCTTGGCCAATGTGGATGGAATAACATTATCGACTTGTTTAATGTGCTCGGCGCCATCATTAAAAACCCGTCCCAGTCGGTATCGAGAAGTCAATTCGATGTTCCCTGTTCCCTGTTCGCTGTTCGCCAGACGACGAAcgaccgacagacagacagacaaaaagACAGACTCTGATGCTGCGACGCGTCTGCTGTCGCCAGTTGAACAGGTAAATGCGGCACGAACCACGTTTCCATGCCTCCAAGACCATGTTATGTTTACAGTACCTTTACCATCGTGTATCTGGGAGGTACAcgcttctttttttcttttggtaaCATGCACATTAAGTGCAACTGGAAAGAGCACAACGGTTGTTAAAAGAAACAagatgtatttatgtatgcatcTTATACAGTAATTGGGCAatacacaatttaaaattcggcAATCtcgaaaaataaactttttactGATACTGTACGTTTATGACAGAAGCTAACAATCCTAAGATAGATTTTCAGTTGGATGGTCGCAAGAATCTCCAAGACTTCAGAAGTTAATAGAcaccaaattttatttattaagaaaaaaaatacaaatgtctatatttaaaaatctctaaCAAACCAAAAGTATCGCAAAATCCATTTTCAGTATTCCGGAAACCagctttgttttcttttaaatgtcaaaatatttgctgggggagttaaaaaatttaaaaaatattgaattaaataataataatttgaaaattaaatgaaaaggtATAAagaaagtataaaatataccagcaaataataattttgtttacattggAAATACATTTAAGACACTCGGGTTTGATAACTCCgaaaatacatgcatatgtgccaattatgaaatttttgacatttcaaGAGCACCGACATTTCGTTCGGTTGGTTTCAGAAAGCAATTGACATCAACATCTCTAGAGACTtgtggaacacacctgataaaTATATGCATCATCAATGTACAGGGCAACTAAGAGTTTTTCATTCTTATTTTCTTctcaaaagttggcagcactgtccTCAACCTCAACGCATTCATCTCAGACGCATcggcaaaaataacaacaacaacaacgacaacgacaacgacaatggcGGCCGCAATCACAACGAGCGCCATTTGCGTTGGCGACGACGCCTGATTATTTCCTGGCGCCAGGTTCTAAATTTAcgcaaattattttgaaaagaaTTTAGTCGCCGTCATGTCGGTCGAGCGTTTGCGTGAAGCTTTTACATCTTGTACGCACATTTATACAGCACATTATAGTTAAAGATGTACAAAcatattttacatacatatgtttatacGCAGGGAGAATCAAAATAGTATTGGCACACCAATATGCATTGAAGAAATGACTTAATACaagcaaaaattcaaattttaggccgtatttttttattttatttatttatttaataattctttggcccttttatatcatttttaattacaaggAAACGGATACCATGTTTATAAAGTGGTTTAAGCTGCTTAGGATGAAAGGGAGTTAGCTTAAACAACCTTCATAAACACTTTCTTAATGCGCTTTATCGCGAAGATTGCATTTTAAGCTCGTCGCTAATTGTTCAAGCCGCTTTGAAATGTACTACTGCTGACTCTCATTTACAACGACGAACCAAATCATATCGCAtctataaacttaaaaaattattgcaagACAAAACGATCTTGGTTAAATCAGGATTAGCTGCTTTATAAACTAGGTATGATTTTTTAGTATCATCGTCTAAAATCCATCGATAAACCGTATAAAAAGGTTATCGAATTGGTtcggaaaacaaaaatgttcgATGTTTCGATATTTTTTCACATTACTAGTGTCAGCACTTTTATGATTCACTGTAAAATATGTACGCATCTGCCTATTAAACAGCAGACTGAGCGGGATTGTCACTTAAAAACATTGAATAGGGCAgctacacaaatacacacatctATACAATTGTATGATTGTATACAATGCACATGCCATTAATATGCTTACACTTGCCATTTAGCTTGCAATAAAACTTAATGATGCACAGCTGCGGCAGATTAGGCGCCAATCGTAATGATTTCCAAAAGTACCGTACGAGTGTAGATGCATAAATAATAGGTACATATAAGAGGGCTTTCaacacaataaatacaaaacatccaacattcaattaaatcaattacaaGTGTTATCAATTGATGTATACAACACGGCTACCAAAATTGCTACATTTGTACCAAAACTGGTACATTTTTCACTCTTTGGTTAGTTTTATTCAATATGGTACATTTTTGTAAATGATACTTATGATACTTCAAAATAGGTTTAAGCATTTGTAAAAACGGATCCGaaatattgtacattttttgaaaaatgtttttgattattttatatattaattttaacgcGAGGTAcaacttaattatttgtttttttttttataaattttgtaaatataaactatattcgaatttaattaataagtaaaaaagtatttgagtacttataaaaaatttttaaatttttaaaaatgaattcatTCGTTTTTTAATATGGTACACATTCTTATATGTTCAAAGCAGAGTTGGTACACTTTTAACGAAAATGGTACAACTAGTAAATAGTGAAATCATACAACACTGATTCTATAGAGAGATAAGCACTGCGAAACGTATGGAATAATGTATGATACGAGTGTATAAAGTGAAATCCGTGTTGATATTGAAACTTTATTGGAGGCTCATTGAAAATCGTAGCTGATTGATTACACAAAATAGATATATCTACCTGAATCGATGGGATGCATTATGCGATACCAATGCAGCGGGTTGCAACACGTGTAGACGTAATCCCTTGCAGTGGGACAACTGGGCAGGCGTCTCAATTCGCGGCCATCCCTGAGGTCGGACCAAAAAAAGAGCTGGCATGTGGTCACGTGCTGATCCTCGTCGAGGGGCGAGGTGCACTTTATCAGAATGCACTGCAAGTAACTTGGCGTGCTCGTGATGACGGTATTGTTGTTGGTCGGCATCGAGTTGCACTTGGGAGGCGGATCGACGCGACTTTTGACGGCTTGGAGCAGCTCGGCAATCTGCTTGTTCTTGAACGGTTTTAACAGTGCATTGACATTTTGGTTGAGTGTGCGATGACGCAAGGTTGCTCCTGTTGTGTTTACTGTTGCCAAGTGGGGATGTATTGGGCAGGTGGTGGttgtggtgttggtggtggtgggtGGTGTCGAGGTGCGTTGTCGGTTCAGCATGTATCGTCTGCTGTCTGGCGGGCTCGTTCTCGCTGTGGATCCACTGCTGGAGTCTGTCGTATGGCCGCCGCCACAACAATTGCGAAACATGTTCGCCGCTGTTGCCGCAAACGTTGTTGGAAAAAGTCGCACCGGCTCCGGATGTGTATTGTAATACGCAGGCACTGATCCCTCCACAGACATTGGATAGAGCCCGTTTTCGTCGCTCAATAAATCGGCGCCAGAGCTTGCGTAACTGCAGCCGCCTTTCATATAGGAATAATCCGATTCCTCGGTCGCCGAggcggacacggacacggacatgTCCGCTTCCGTTTCCACTTCCACTTGCGAATCTGTGCGATATATCAACTGCTGCTGGTCCTGGGCTGTTGACCTGTGCTGTCGATTGGGGCGATACGAGCCTGAGTAGTCTATGGAGCAGGATATCAAGCAATACGGTGGCGGGGGGGTGCTTAACTGACGCATTGTCGAAGGATCGTtcgcacagcagcagcagcaattggcAACTGAGGTCTGAGGGAGGCGTTGATGTTGAGGGAGATGCCGCTGTGGTTGCTGCATGGGTATCGGTATCCCATCCGCATCGCACGTAGCCGGATTGTTTCTGGACGCATAACGCAATagttcttttttcttttcgctTGGGAATATCATGGAGGGACATCAATTTTTTTGGTAACATCGATCTTATCGTATGCGcattatttgaattaatcaACCTTATTCAGACGCACTCAAAAGGCCCCGGCAAGTCGTGATTCTGTGATATGTACGGTGGGTTGGCTTTTGGGAGTGGTGTCTGTAACTTGACTGGATTTTAATgctaacatatatattatatatatatatataaattagagTTTGATCAGAACTTTTCGTTGGCGCAGTTGTTTCATTTACGAATCAATCAACACGACTGTTAATATCCTTTCAATCGCAAAGTAGGCTATATTTTTCAGCCTTGATATGTTTTTGGTGGTACTTTGATTGCTTTGATATGAACTCTGCAAAGAAAACGAgagaaagtatatatattcgttATTCCATGATATAtcaatgtatatttttgtagGTAATgttaatcataaaaaacaaaaatttctccCTTTAACTATATTTCTTTGTTTCTAtccgaaaaaaaaatccagGAACCGTTACCGGGACCAAAGCCgaataaattgaaaagaacACGTATGtgcagtttaaaattaaaaaaaaaatttttaattgaaacagTTGTTGCGGTACTATTTCCGGTTTCGGTATACAAGTTGTATGCAGTTTCAAGGAAGTAAGTAAATTATCAGgcctatttcgatataaactttcggcaagatttaTCGGAAGTGAAAATCTTCAACCTGTTCTAATATCAttcttcaaatattttgcgtattaaattcaatttgagctGATAAATTATGTCTGATGAAGGTAAAAATATAAGTTGGCCTGTGAATGtatacattaaaattcaaacaaatgaATTCAGAATGTACTACTAACTCTCGAAATATTCGAAATTATAACTGTaggtatttattttagtttaaagctaataattatgaataatttaGGTAATAGAATAGgaaaatttcaaactatttaaccgaaaactatttaatctttattggaatgaagaaaaataatttaatctgagaaaaaattaaattttttcaattactaaagaaatatttattttcgaataaaaattaaaactaacaataataaattatttttaaagtagaATAGGGAAATTCAAAActcttaaaagaaaataaattattttttacaacgaAACTTTATGcgaaattggaaaatgattcTGTctgaaaaattgttattttcaagAGATTATCGTAGTTCATAATTTCAATCATTTTTTGCCCTGGGTATGTACATGTGTGCACATTAGCAATCATTCATATGTAATAcgaacatacatacatacatatatgcgaTTTCTTATCAGAGCTTCGGAAAGCTCAAAAACGCCGCAAAAGttgagaaacagaaacagagcgCATGAGTAATGTGCCGATCGGAACAGTTGAGTCCGACTGCGCAGCATCAGCGAGCAGAGCAGCAACTGACGCCGGCGCTGACAGAGAGCAGCGCTACAAGTTAACAACCCAAATACAAAACTGTGGGGTCTCTACGACcattttgttgctggctgACTGGCTCGCTGGCATTTCTTGCGCTCCTTATCGCCGACGACAACAGTGGCGCCGCCGACATGACGGCACGACTACATGCTCAGTTTtacttcacacacacatgcatatctATGCATACGTacgaatgtatgtatgtatagtatacATACTGAAATGTTCAAATGTATACACCGTAAcgcacacacaggcacactcAACATTCTGAATTTACTTGCTTGCGTGCCAGCCAGAGGCAAAAGCAAGGCAAAAGGCAGGGCATCAACGCGACGAGGCGAGACGAGACGTGGTGCGGCACAGGCGCCACAGTGGGCGCCACTGACGTAAAcgtaataaaagaaataatagtAACGATGTCGGCGTCGTCGTCGCAATGGCGCCACCAATATAAACTTATATCAGACAGACacgaacaacgacaacgacagcgccagcaacagcaatacaacaacaacaacgatacgATAGACCGACGCGTCGGTCGGTGGGTCGCTCGTTCGGTCGTTTTGTCAGCCGGTTTGACAAGTTGAAGAATCAACAATTTGAGGTGAATTAATA
The genomic region above belongs to Drosophila innubila isolate TH190305 chromosome 3R unlocalized genomic scaffold, UK_Dinn_1.0 2_E_3R, whole genome shotgun sequence and contains:
- the LOC117789672 gene encoding mothers against decapentaplegic homolog 6, whose translation is MIFPSEKKKELLRYASRNNPATCDADGIPIPMQQPQRHLPQHQRLPQTSVANCCCCCANDPSTMRQLSTPPPPYCLISCSIDYSGSYRPNRQHRSTAQDQQQLIYRTDSQVEVETEADMSVSVSASATEESDYSYMKGGCSYASSGADLLSDENGLYPMSVEGSVPAYYNTHPEPVRLFPTTFAATAANMFRNCCGGGHTTDSSSGSTARTSPPDSRRYMLNRQRTSTPPTTTNTTTTTCPIHPHLATVNTTGATLRHRTLNQNVNALLKPFKNKQIAELLQAVKSRVDPPPKCNSMPTNNNTVITSTPSYLQCILIKCTSPLDEDQHVTTCQLFFWSDLRDGRELRRLPSCPTARDYVYTCCNPLHWYRIMHPIDSESAPPPYQRSKMLRLRDTDSEGNTQNIDNHHHHSNSNSNNHSQSISSIIKQAEPQLYVPSLESFTTDGKDRSACSKVWCQIAYWELSQRVGEFFHAKKLAVNIHADGPIDSSGVCESMCLRDLGGKRPPTDAVQNTRQKVGLGVTLSLECGDVWIYNRSNVPIFVDSPTLAERLDRVCKVMPGYCLKAFETHRAQWLACKQSQHNQLGPIDRFSMKISFAKGWGNTYRRQDVMGCPCWLEVHFNHLR